The Desulfolucanica intricata genome has a segment encoding these proteins:
- a CDS encoding pyrimidine-nucleoside phosphorylase, which produces MRMYDLILKKRRGISLTADEIEFFVKKYDQGEIPDYQVSALLMAIFFRGLDAEETAALTLAIADSGDRADLSPISGIKVDKHSTGGVGDKTTLVLIPLVAAAGVPVAKMSGRGLGHTGGTIDKLESIPGMKVNLEPHEFIEQVNRVKAAVVAQTGKLAPADKKLYALRDVTATVDSIPLIASSVMSKKIAAGADAIVLDVKTGSGAFMRKVEDAYKLAKTMVSIGKKVNLHTVALVTNMDEPLGMSVGNALEVLEAIHTLQGNGPHDLEQLCLALGSQMLLAAKKVKTEEDGQKLLKTLLKNGKALEKFREIILAQGGNAEVIDNTALLPRSSVQEKITVTADGYVQGINAEMIGNAAMMLGAGRETKDSEIDLAAGLVLEKKVGDKVASGDILAILHTNKSEIIEEAGKMVKDSFIIGEKKPGPIPMIYGIIGPNDV; this is translated from the coding sequence ATGAGAATGTATGATCTAATTTTAAAAAAGCGCCGTGGAATATCTTTAACCGCAGACGAAATAGAATTTTTTGTAAAGAAATATGATCAGGGTGAAATTCCTGATTATCAGGTCTCTGCATTACTTATGGCAATATTTTTTCGCGGCCTAGATGCAGAAGAAACTGCAGCGTTAACTTTAGCTATTGCTGATTCCGGAGACCGGGCCGATTTGTCTCCTATTTCCGGCATAAAGGTTGATAAACACAGTACCGGTGGAGTAGGTGATAAAACAACTCTGGTCTTAATTCCCCTGGTAGCAGCCGCCGGGGTGCCGGTGGCTAAAATGTCCGGGAGGGGTTTGGGACATACCGGAGGGACAATAGATAAATTAGAGTCAATCCCCGGAATGAAGGTAAACTTGGAACCTCATGAATTTATCGAACAGGTAAATAGGGTCAAGGCAGCAGTAGTAGCACAAACAGGTAAATTAGCTCCGGCGGATAAAAAATTATATGCCCTGCGGGATGTGACGGCAACAGTAGACAGTATTCCACTCATTGCTTCGAGTGTAATGAGTAAAAAAATAGCTGCCGGGGCAGATGCCATTGTACTGGATGTCAAGACCGGAAGCGGCGCATTCATGAGGAAAGTGGAAGACGCTTATAAGTTAGCCAAAACTATGGTTTCTATTGGTAAGAAGGTAAATCTTCATACAGTGGCACTGGTTACAAATATGGATGAACCACTGGGTATGTCCGTCGGAAATGCTTTAGAAGTTTTAGAGGCAATTCATACATTGCAAGGTAATGGGCCCCATGATTTAGAACAATTATGCCTGGCCTTAGGTAGTCAAATGCTTTTAGCAGCGAAAAAGGTTAAAACGGAAGAAGACGGACAGAAATTATTAAAAACTCTATTAAAAAACGGAAAAGCTTTGGAGAAATTTAGGGAAATTATTTTAGCACAAGGTGGCAATGCTGAAGTTATAGATAACACTGCACTTTTACCACGTTCATCTGTCCAAGAGAAAATCACAGTAACAGCTGACGGTTATGTGCAGGGTATTAACGCAGAAATGATTGGTAATGCTGCTATGATGCTCGGTGCCGGAAGAGAAACAAAAGATTCAGAAATTGATCTGGCGGCAGGATTAGTATTGGAGAAAAAAGTAGGTGATAAAGTGGCTTCAGGTGACATTTTGGCTATATTACATACTAATAAGTCAGAAATTATAGAGGAAGCCGGTAAGATGGTAAAAGATTCTTTTATTATCGGTGAAAAAAAACCCGGGCCGATACCTATGATTTACGGAATTATCGGACCTAATGATGTTTGA
- the spoIIM gene encoding stage II sporulation protein M produces MSVAFQHVWGTILRKSWPFYGIVFLVLCLGITVGSLTANGLGGLQASELQDYLERFLEQVPGIKINNIDLMQTSVVNNILLLVIVYFLGLTVIGIPIMLALIFARGFILGFAVGFLFKEKALRGIILAFAAILPQNLLYIPALIIGGGTALAFTLLLIKRNFDSSIKIWPGFLYYNCIMLVVFAIALGSSMIEAYVTPFLTKFVTRLIS; encoded by the coding sequence ATGTCTGTGGCGTTTCAACATGTATGGGGAACAATTCTTCGGAAAAGTTGGCCCTTTTATGGTATTGTTTTTTTAGTTTTATGCCTGGGAATAACAGTAGGCAGCCTTACAGCAAATGGTTTAGGTGGACTGCAGGCCAGTGAACTGCAAGATTACTTAGAGCGGTTCTTAGAACAAGTTCCCGGCATAAAAATAAATAATATTGATTTAATGCAAACATCGGTTGTGAATAATATATTATTGCTTGTAATCGTATATTTTTTGGGACTGACCGTAATTGGTATACCGATCATGTTGGCCTTGATATTTGCCAGGGGTTTTATTCTAGGCTTTGCAGTAGGATTTCTGTTTAAAGAGAAGGCTTTAAGAGGAATTATACTGGCATTTGCGGCCATACTTCCTCAAAATTTACTCTATATACCTGCTTTAATTATAGGCGGAGGTACAGCCCTAGCATTTACATTATTATTAATTAAAAGAAATTTTGACTCAAGCATAAAAATATGGCCCGGTTTTTTATACTATAACTGTATAATGCTAGTCGTTTTTGCAATTGCTCTGGGGTCCAGCATGATTGAAGCCTATGTTACCCCATTTCTAACTAAGTTCGTAACAAGGCTTATTTCCTAA
- the mciZ gene encoding Z-ring formation inhibitor MciZ, whose protein sequence is MQVFVYHNRFYFVGKVRDLRDTLGFYKNKFSTVSDLIKNNLH, encoded by the coding sequence ATGCAAGTATTTGTTTACCATAATCGATTTTATTTTGTAGGAAAAGTAAGAGATTTAAGAGACACTCTGGGATTTTATAAAAATAAATTTTCTACAGTAAGTGACTTAATTAAAAATAATTTACATTAA
- the xerD gene encoding site-specific tyrosine recombinase XerD codes for MQTILDNYIYYLTIEKGLAENTLVSYKMDLQKFLSFCQQKQVRSWGSAQKNIILAYLMQLKQKGLSPATISRRLAALKSFYRFLIHEQILEVNPIENIESPKISQRLPKVLTPAEVETLLAQPRSSTPAGVRDKAMLELLYATGIRVSELVDLNIEDINTKNEFIRCFGKGSKERIVPLGSVAAQLVEEYLLRGRVKLVKTQQTMALFLNHHGRRLTRQGFWKIIKKYARQGNIEKPITPHTLRHSFATHLLENGADLRSVQEMLGHADISTTQIYTHLTNARLRDVYSKSHPRA; via the coding sequence ATGCAAACCATACTGGATAATTATATATACTATCTTACAATTGAAAAAGGATTGGCAGAAAATACACTTGTTTCTTATAAAATGGATTTGCAAAAATTTTTATCATTTTGCCAGCAAAAACAAGTTCGTTCGTGGGGTTCAGCCCAAAAAAACATTATTTTAGCCTACCTGATGCAGTTAAAGCAAAAAGGCTTATCACCGGCAACAATCTCCCGGCGACTTGCTGCTTTAAAATCATTTTATCGTTTTCTTATTCATGAACAGATATTGGAGGTTAATCCAATAGAAAATATTGAGTCTCCTAAAATAAGTCAGAGATTACCTAAGGTGTTAACTCCGGCTGAAGTAGAAACACTGCTCGCGCAGCCGAGAAGCAGTACTCCGGCGGGAGTACGTGATAAAGCAATGTTAGAATTGCTTTATGCAACAGGAATTAGGGTTTCGGAATTAGTAGATTTAAATATAGAAGATATTAATACAAAAAATGAATTTATCCGCTGTTTTGGAAAAGGGTCAAAAGAACGGATTGTTCCACTGGGCAGTGTGGCAGCACAGCTTGTAGAAGAATACCTCCTTAGGGGGCGGGTAAAACTAGTTAAAACGCAGCAAACAATGGCACTTTTTCTTAATCATCATGGTCGAAGGTTAACCAGACAAGGATTTTGGAAAATAATAAAAAAATATGCCAGGCAGGGTAATATAGAAAAACCGATTACTCCTCATACTCTACGTCACTCTTTTGCTACTCACCTGTTGGAAAACGGTGCAGATTTACGATCAGTTCAAGAAATGCTAGGACATGCGGATATATCTACTACACAAATTTATACTCACTTAACAAATGCAAGATTGAGAGATGTATATTCAAAGTCCCACCCACGGGCCTAA
- a CDS encoding phosphopentomutase gives MDTRVNRIVLIVLDSVGVGELPDADEYGDSGSNTLGNLALAVGGVNLPHMADMGLGKIADIKGVPPALEPSGAYGRMAEKSKGKDTTTGHWELAGLILKEAFPVYPDGFPEDLIKKFVEQIGCPILANKVASGTEIINELGEEHMKTGYPIVYTSADSVFQIAAHEEIIPVEKLYEMCKIARKLLTGKHAVGRVIARPFIGQPGNFERTANRHDYSLKPPKKTILNILVENGISVTAVGKINDIFAGEGISASVKSKGNMDGVDKIIDLLCKDTKGLIFANLVDFDSKYGHRNDPEGYAKALEAFDLRLPEIISLLGEKDIIIITADHGCDPTTESTDHSREYVPVLVYGHLIQPGVNIGVRESFTDLASTLGEFFGINYPEGKSFAGEILKRGFLANENV, from the coding sequence ATGGACACACGTGTTAATAGAATTGTATTAATTGTTTTAGACAGTGTTGGTGTCGGCGAGCTGCCGGATGCTGATGAATATGGGGATAGTGGTAGTAATACCTTAGGTAATTTAGCTTTGGCTGTAGGTGGTGTTAATTTACCACATATGGCCGATATGGGTTTAGGTAAAATTGCAGATATTAAGGGAGTTCCGCCTGCATTAGAACCCTCCGGCGCTTATGGCCGGATGGCGGAAAAATCAAAAGGTAAAGACACTACTACCGGACACTGGGAATTAGCAGGCTTAATTTTAAAGGAAGCTTTTCCGGTTTATCCGGACGGCTTTCCTGAGGACTTAATAAAAAAATTTGTAGAACAAATTGGTTGTCCAATCTTAGCTAACAAAGTTGCTTCAGGTACTGAAATTATAAATGAACTGGGAGAAGAACACATGAAAACAGGGTATCCTATTGTTTATACCTCTGCAGACAGTGTTTTTCAAATTGCTGCTCATGAAGAAATTATTCCTGTAGAAAAACTATATGAAATGTGTAAGATAGCTCGGAAATTGTTAACCGGTAAACATGCAGTCGGCAGGGTTATTGCCCGGCCTTTTATTGGACAGCCGGGAAATTTTGAACGGACAGCAAATCGACATGACTATTCTCTTAAGCCTCCCAAAAAAACTATTTTAAACATTTTAGTAGAAAACGGTATCAGTGTAACTGCTGTCGGTAAAATTAATGATATTTTTGCAGGGGAAGGTATTAGTGCTTCAGTTAAAAGCAAAGGAAACATGGACGGTGTAGATAAGATAATTGATCTTTTATGCAAGGACACAAAAGGATTAATATTTGCCAACTTGGTTGATTTTGACTCCAAATATGGCCATAGAAATGACCCCGAGGGTTATGCCAAAGCTTTAGAGGCTTTTGATTTACGTTTACCGGAGATAATATCTTTACTGGGTGAAAAAGATATTATAATTATTACAGCTGACCATGGTTGTGACCCAACAACTGAGAGTACTGATCATTCAAGAGAATATGTACCTGTATTAGTATATGGGCATTTGATACAACCTGGAGTGAATATTGGAGTAAGAGAATCTTTTACTGATTTAGCTTCTACATTAGGTGAATTTTTTGGTATAAACTATCCTGAAGGGAAAAGTTTTGCCGGAGAAATATTAAAAAGAGGGTTCTTGGCTAATGAGAATGTATGA
- a CDS encoding DUF3866 family protein codes for MIRIRRGSVLKIISYRSELTEVLVDINGNEQKAINYNHLTGTVKIGDQVILNTTAVYKNLGTGGTHFIMANMSSPEHDIDEAGHIMKLRYTPNQVKVLAVEEQESPYSKMLKNIKSLNQTPVIIGTLHSMLPVAAATAHQYTEGKAKIVYIMTDGAALPIALSKIVNELKEKKLLSATVTCGHAFGGDYETVNIYTALLAAKGVANADIIIVTMGPGIVGTGTEFGFTGVEQGEIINAVNILSGKPVAIPRISFADPRERHRGISHHTLTALGKIALSSSLVCIPKLNSDLDMIIQKQLVDSGIKQKHVIKTIDSSSTSAILKHYGLKVKTMGRGIEDDPAFFLACGAAGIGAAEMISF; via the coding sequence TTGATTAGAATCAGAAGAGGCTCTGTCCTAAAGATTATATCTTATAGGTCCGAGTTAACTGAAGTACTGGTAGACATTAACGGAAATGAACAAAAGGCCATTAATTATAACCACCTAACAGGTACTGTAAAAATCGGTGATCAAGTAATATTAAATACTACAGCTGTTTACAAAAATTTGGGTACCGGAGGTACCCATTTTATTATGGCTAATATGAGCAGTCCCGAGCATGATATCGATGAGGCCGGTCACATAATGAAACTGCGCTACACTCCTAATCAAGTTAAGGTTTTAGCGGTTGAGGAACAGGAAAGCCCGTATTCCAAAATGTTGAAAAATATAAAATCTCTTAATCAAACTCCGGTAATAATAGGTACTTTACATAGCATGCTTCCCGTAGCAGCAGCCACTGCTCACCAATATACTGAGGGAAAAGCAAAAATAGTTTATATTATGACAGATGGAGCTGCTTTACCTATTGCATTAAGTAAAATTGTAAATGAACTAAAAGAGAAAAAATTATTATCAGCTACAGTGACCTGCGGCCACGCCTTTGGTGGTGACTATGAAACTGTAAACATTTATACTGCCCTTCTGGCCGCGAAAGGTGTAGCTAATGCTGATATAATAATTGTTACTATGGGACCCGGTATTGTCGGCACAGGCACCGAATTCGGTTTTACCGGTGTAGAGCAGGGTGAAATAATTAATGCTGTTAATATACTAAGTGGAAAGCCTGTGGCAATCCCCAGAATTAGTTTTGCTGATCCCCGGGAAAGACACCGGGGAATCAGCCATCATACTCTTACGGCACTGGGTAAAATTGCCTTATCTTCCAGCCTGGTATGTATACCGAAGCTAAACTCAGATTTAGATATGATTATTCAAAAACAGTTGGTGGATTCGGGTATTAAGCAAAAACATGTAATAAAAACCATTGACAGTTCATCCACTTCTGCAATATTAAAACATTATGGTTTAAAAGTGAAAACCATGGGGCGAGGTATTGAAGACGATCCTGCTTTCTTCTTGGCATGTGGTGCTGCAGGTATTGGAGCGGCAGAAATGATTTCTTTTTAA
- a CDS encoding M20/M25/M40 family metallo-hydrolase, translating into MVNQKRLLNEFLQLVQIDSLSGQERQIADYLKQKLTTMGLSVYEDQAGQKVGATAGNIIAFLNGSKSEAPVIMLSAHMDTVEPGTGIKPVIKDGVIYSEGETVLGSDDKAGIATILEAVQQIQEHNIPHGGIEIVFTIWEEGGLFGAKNLDFSRIKAKMGYVLDADGSPGTIITKAPSHDKIQAVVRGRAAHAGIKPEEGINAIQVAAHAITNMQLGRIDEETTCNIGIISGGKATNIIPETVTLVGETRSLDNLKRKAQTTAICNALNAAAEKFGAQVEIKTELEYSNVDLSEDDQAVVIAITAAKNLGLMPRIEKTGGGSDANIFNQIGIQAVNLGIGMHKVHTKEEFITIEDLINNARYLVEIIKTANK; encoded by the coding sequence TTGGTAAATCAAAAACGCCTTTTAAATGAATTTTTGCAGTTGGTGCAAATTGACAGTCTATCCGGACAGGAGAGACAAATTGCAGATTATCTGAAACAAAAACTAACTACCATGGGTTTATCTGTATATGAAGACCAAGCAGGACAAAAAGTAGGGGCAACTGCAGGAAATATTATTGCTTTTTTAAATGGCAGTAAAAGTGAAGCACCTGTTATTATGTTATCAGCACATATGGATACTGTTGAGCCCGGTACCGGGATAAAACCCGTGATAAAAGACGGAGTTATATATTCGGAAGGGGAAACAGTTTTAGGTTCTGATGATAAGGCCGGTATAGCAACAATATTAGAAGCTGTACAGCAAATACAAGAGCATAATATCCCTCATGGAGGAATTGAAATAGTGTTTACAATTTGGGAGGAAGGCGGCCTTTTTGGAGCGAAAAATTTGGATTTCAGTAGGATAAAAGCTAAAATGGGATATGTATTAGATGCTGACGGTTCCCCCGGAACTATTATTACTAAAGCTCCTTCTCATGATAAAATTCAAGCAGTTGTGCGAGGACGGGCAGCTCACGCCGGCATAAAACCGGAAGAGGGTATTAATGCAATACAAGTTGCTGCTCATGCTATTACCAATATGCAGCTTGGCCGAATTGACGAGGAAACAACCTGCAATATAGGAATAATTTCAGGTGGAAAAGCAACAAATATAATTCCCGAAACAGTAACACTTGTGGGTGAAACCAGGAGTTTAGATAATCTAAAACGAAAGGCTCAAACAACTGCTATATGCAATGCTTTAAATGCAGCAGCCGAAAAGTTTGGTGCGCAAGTTGAAATAAAAACAGAACTTGAATATTCCAATGTTGATTTATCTGAAGATGATCAAGCGGTAGTTATTGCAATTACTGCAGCTAAAAACCTCGGTTTGATGCCACGTATAGAAAAAACCGGTGGTGGTAGTGATGCTAATATCTTTAATCAGATTGGTATACAAGCCGTAAATTTGGGAATAGGTATGCACAAAGTACATACTAAAGAAGAATTTATAACTATTGAGGATTTAATTAATAATGCCCGTTATCTTGTTGAAATAATTAAGACGGCAAACAAATAG